ATGAAGATGGTTTAGTACAAACCACTTGCCGTTTGCTTAAAAAAGAATTACCAGAAATGGTGTTAATCACTGATGGTGCCCTCGACCCATACACCACGCATGGTCAAGACGGCATTATTGATGAAACTGGCTATGTGCTGAATGACGAGACTGTCGAATGCTTGATTAAACAAGCGTTAAGTCACGCAGCAGCAGGTGCCGAAGTGATTGCACCAAGTGACATGATGGATGGCCGCATTGGCGCGATTCGTCAGGCTTTAGAAGCCAATGGTCATATCTATACCAACATCATGGCCTACTCTGCGAAATATGCGTCTAGCTTCTATGGCCCATTCCGCGACGCTGTTGGCTCTGCATCCAACCTCAAAGGTGGTAATAAATATAACTACCAGATGGACTTTGCCAACCGTGCCGAAGCGTTACATGAAATCGCGCTTGATATTCAAGAAGGCGCCGATATGGTGATTGTAAAACCGGGCATGCCATATCTAGATGTGGTACGTGAAGTAAAAGATACCTTTGGTGTTCCGACATTCATTTATCAAGTGAGTGGCGAATACGCGATGTTAGCCGGTGCAATTCAAAATGGCTGGTTATCAGACTCAGTCATTTTAGAATCACTCATGTGCTGCCGACGCGCTGGTGCAGACGGGATCTGGACTTACTTTGCAGAAACCGCTGCCGAAAAACTCAAGGAAATGAACTAAGTTCGCAGAGAAAGGATAACACTGCATGCATATTGCAATCATTGGCGCGGGCATAAGTGGATTAATGTCTGCGCTGGAGTTGGTTGAACAAGGCTGTACGTTAAGCATTTTTGATCAACAACAAGCGGGACAAGCAGCCTCTTGGGCTGGCGGAGGTATTCTCTCTCCGATGTACCCGTGGCGCTATGTGCATGCAGTGAACCAACTCGCTCAATTTGGCAAAGCCTCTTATCAAGCATGGAACCAAAAACTCTCCCCTGTTACAGGCATTGATTTTGAAATTCATGACACAGGCATGCTCATTTTTGATGAAGAAGATTTTGACGTTGGACTTTCTTACGCAAATCAACATCAAGAACCCATGCAACGCTGTGAATATTTACAGCGAGATGCGCTAGAACAAGTCAACCCGCATATTTCCGATCAATTTCAAGAAGCCATTTATTTCCCTGAACTCTCTAATATTCGCAATCCACGCGTATTACAGTCCTTGATTAGTTATTTAAAACAACACCCAAATGTTGAATTTTTTGAGCACTCTGCTGTCAAAAAACTAATTCAACAGGGCGATGTCATACAAGCCCTACAAACTGAAGATGGTCGAAAACATACAGCAGATCATTTTGTAATAACTTCGGGAGCTTGGAGCCATTACTGGAACTCACAATTACAACTCGAAATTCCAGTCGAACCTGTTCAAGGTCAAATGTTGTTATTTAAAACCTCTGCTCACTGGCTACCGACCATGTGCATGAATCGAGTGATGTATTTGATTCCACGTATGGACGGTCATATTGTTTGTGGGTCTAGCATGGCACATCGTGGTTTTGACACTTCGACCGATGAAACCACCCAGCACAATATTTTAGAAGCGTGTTTAGAAATGGTGCCTGAACTGGCCGATTTTCCGATTGTACAGCGCTGGGCAGGACTTAGACCAAGTTCACCAAATGGTGTTCCGTACATTGGCAAAATGCCTGAAATGGATAACCTATGGGCAAACTTTGGTCATTTTAGAAATGGCTTATGCATGGGCGCAGGCTCTGCGCAATTGCTCCGTCAGCTTATGCTGGGTCAACCGACATTAGTTGATGCCAAAGCATATTCTCCAGAGCGCTTGCAAAATAAAATCTTAGCCTGACGCCAATATATTCTCTAAAGTCATTTTTAATTGAGGATAAGCAAACTCAAATCCTTCTGCTTGTAATGCGGCAGGTTTAACGTATTGCCCATTTAAGATTAATTGCGATTGCTCCCCCAACAAACAGCGAAAAACCGAGCTTGGCGCCGACAATAGTGGTTTCTTATTGAGTACCTCAGCTGCTTGCTCAACAAATACCTTTTGGGTCACGTTTTCTGGCGCCACGACATTATGAATTTGGGCAGATTGAGGATGCTTAAATATAAACTCGATGGCGTTTAACACGTCTTCAATGTGTACCCAAACCACAGGCTGACGACCATGACCAATTTGACCGACTAAATTGAGTCGAATAGGAAGCAACATTTTAGGCAAGATGCCACCACCTTGCCCAAACACTACACCTAAGCGAATAATTTTAGTATTTTGCTGAGTATCTGCTAAAGCTGCATGCTCCCACTCTTGGCAAAGCTGAGACATAAAAATAGGCTGTGGTAAGCTTTGTTCAGTGCATACCTCTGCCCACTTTTCTTGATCATCAATCCCGTAATAACCAATCGCCGAACCAGACACAATTACTTCTGGAAAAATTTGAGATTGCTTGAGCCACGCATACAATTTTCGTGTCGTATTGACTCGGCTTTCAATGAGTTGTTTTTTACGTGACTCGGTCCAGCGTTTTTCGCCAATATTTGCACCAGCCAAATTCACCACATAGTCAATTTGACGGGTCGCAATATCTTCAAATTTTTGCACCCACTGTAAGGCAGGATGGTCAGATTTCTTCCCAGCCTGCCGTGTCACAGCAATCACGTTATAATTTTTTTGCAGCAGGAACTTAATTAAATGCGTTCCGATAAAACCACTGGCACCCGTGATTAATACATTCCTATTCATATTTCCTCCAAAACCGAGGACACAAGTTTTATTTCATTATATAAGACTCATTTATATTTAATCGTAGCTGTTTATGTAGTGATCTATTGCACATTAAACATTTTGTCAGCCATTCGCTGTGCCTGTTTGCCATAAAACCAGTAGGTAATTAAATAAAGCGGGATAGCTAACATTAAAAGCATAATCACCATAATGCTCAAGAACTGAGGTTGTTTGAGGTAAAGCATAAAGTTCTGCAAAATCTCAGGGTCTTTTCTGGCAAATAAAAACAGGCCAAATAAAACACCACATAAGTTATAGCCCCAAAAAATCAGGGTAAAACCTAAAGTAAATTTCTTTTTTTCTTGTACAGTCGGAGCACGGCGTTCTTTCTTTAAAAATTTAAATAAGACAAAAATCATTGCGCCTAAATATGGAACGGCTGTTAAAATACCGCCTACACTCGCTGGTAGTAGTGCTGCAACCACACCTACAATTAAGGTAAGTACAATGCATAAACCAAAAAACCAGAGAAAGTAAGAACGTAATTTGGTCATATTTTTGCCTAATTTATGGGTTTAAAAAATAATTATAAATTTTTTTCAATTTTTTTTCATTTTTCTGTCAACCAATCTGAATCTCTTGACGTTATATAGGGTAATAAGGTCGCAGCAACCGAATACTTCCTTTGCACGGCATCCGCAAAATTGTATCGGTGACCTTTTATTACGACTCTTTTCTTCCTTCAGATTAGGTTTTGTTAGCAGCCGAAACCCTTGATGAAGTTTTTGACCGACGATTCTCTCATCACTCGAATCGTCGGTTTTTATTTTCTAGCACTTTCATTTATTTTACGCTCAACATACACAATAGTTCTTTCGCGGCCATGAAAGCCATGCGTATACTTTTTACACCATAAAAATATGTTTTAAATAATATGAACAACATTGCCTATTTTGAAATTCAGTCTTCAAACCCTGCCCGCGATGCGCAGTTTTATCAAGCTGTGTTCGGCTGGCAATTTAAACTCGATCCAAACTTACCGATTGAATATTACCGTATCGAAACGCCTTCAATTATGGGTGGACTATTGAAACGCCCAGCCCAAACACCGCCAATGGAATATGGCACCAATGCCTTTACCTGCTCTATTCAAGTCGAGAATTTCGATGAAGTGGCTGCAAAAATTTTAGCGCAAGGCGGTATTGTGGCGATGGATAAATTCGCCATTCCCGGTCGTGCTTGGCATGGCTACTTTGTCGATTTAGACCACAACGTTTTTGGTATTTTTCAAGTCGATGAAAATGCAGCTTAAAGATCTTATTTAACAACTCTATTTATTTTTGAATGTATAGCCACCGCCTTTTTATCGGTGGCTATTTCATATTTATTCTTCGGCAAAGCTAAAGCTGGCCTCACATGTAATCGGGAAATTCACCGAATTGGCAATCATGCATTCGTGATGCGTTTCTTCATGTAATTTTGCAGCAAGTGCTTGATCAGCACCTTTTTCTAAAACAACCGCAGGCTTTAAAATAATTTGGGTAAAGTGACCACGTTTAACTGGATCTGCATCTTCCATAAAGCCAAGTGCGTGATCGACATAACTCAGCACATGAATATGATTGACTGCACACAGGTGCAAATACCAAAGCTTATGGCAAGCTGAAGCAGATGCGACCAATAAATCTTCAGGGTTCCATCTGGTCGCATCCCCCAAATAGGCAGGGTCTGATGAACCTTGAATCGTGGCCTTTTGCGGATGCTGAATACTAAAGTCTCGTTTATATGAACGATAAGATGAAGTGCCTGTTCCTGTATTGCCTTCCCACTGTATTTTTACTTCGTATTCATGAATGGTCATTTTATTCTCAAAGTTCACTGTTTGACTTGATAGTAACAAAGCAAAGTTTAAAGTAAAAAAATTAATTCAAGTTTCCACTTAGGCTTAAATAACGAGCACTTTAAAATGTCTTGATAAAATCTCCTGCCAATTTATGCTAACGTATCTGTGTTTATTTTGGCTCGATGTCTGTTTCTATGTCCGTACATTTTCTACATACTTCTGATTGGCATTTGGGGCAGTTTTTTTATAATCATTCACGACACTATGAACACCAACAATTTTTAAGCTGGTTGCTCACTCAAATTCAAGAAAAACAACCGCATGCCCTGCTCATTGCCGGCGATATTTTTGATGTCATTAATCCGGGTTCTCAGGCACAAAAACAACTCTATCAATTTTTAGCAGATGCCCATCGCTTTGCACCGCACATGCAAACGCTCATGATTGCCGGCAATCACGACTCAGGCTACCGTATTGAACAGGTCGAACCACTCTTAGAAAAATATAATGCGAAAACTGTGGGCGTGGTTCGCTGGAATGAAGATAAAACCCTAGATCTCGATCGACTACTTTTACCTATTTATAATCAAAATCAAGAGATTGTAGCGTGGTGTCTTGCCCTTCCTTTTTTACGTTCAGCCGAAATTACTGGCTTTAATGAACATACAACCAACAGCAAAAATGCGATTGCCTATTTACACCAACAACTGATTGCCGAAGCAAAACGTCGTAAAACACCAGACCAAGCGCTGATTTTGATGTCACATGCACATATGCAAGGTGGAGAAACATCTGACTCTGAACGCCCAATTATTATTGGTAATGAAGAGGCACTTTCAACAACTTTATTTGAAGATGCTGTCGACTATGTCGCTTTAGGGCACTTACATAAACCACAAAAAGTAGGTCAGCCGCACATTCGTTATAGTGGCTCACCCATTCCGCTTTCTTTTAGTGAAATTAACTATAAGCACCAAGTGGTAGAAGTCAAAATTGACCCAACTCAAGAGACAGACAACCGTTTGCAATTTGAAGCTGTAGAAATTCCGCGTTGCATACAATTGCACCGCATTCGTGGTGAGTTAAACGAAGTACTGCAACAACTCAAAGCCTTGCCACATGGCGTTGTTGAAAATATTGACCATCGTGAATATGTCGATATTGAATATTATAGTTTAACGCCGCCACAGCCCAATTTACGTCAGCAGTTTGAAGCGGCTCTACCGCCTGACCGCTACCGTTTAGTGCGTATTTCACGTCAATATGTGAGTAAAGACACCACCGATTCAAATGCCACTCAGCAAATCGCTCTTGAACCGCCAACACCAGAAAAACTCTTTCAGAATATTTGGGAAAAACAAGGTTACAGCGCCGATGATGCGGTCTTAAAAGATTTTCTGAGTCTGGTACAAGAAGCACAAAAAAATCTTGAAAATGATGCAACCCCTTAAGGATATGTCATGAAAATTTTATCCATTCGAATAAAAAATCTGGCATCTCTTTCTGATGAACATTTTATTGATTTTGAAAGCGCGCCCTTAGCCCATGCGGGTCTCATTGCGATTGTGGGAAAAACGGGTACTGGGAAGTCGACCATTTTAGATGCCATGTGCCTAGCCCTGTTTAATCGGGTTCCACGTCTTAAAGACAGCGATGGTAAATTAAAAGATGTTGATGGTTCCGAGTTACTCACCAACTCACCTTTGACTGTATTACGTCGTGGTACAGGACATGGTTTTGCTGAGCTTTGCTTTATTGCACAAGATCAAAAACGTTATTTGGCACGCTGGGAAATTAAACGTGCACGTGAAAACCCAAATGGTAAATTACAAAGCGTACAACGCCATTTAAAATGCCTGACCGATGGTGTGGTGCTTGCCGATAAAGCTAAAGCGGTTGATGAAAAAGTTAAACAAATTACCCAGCTTTCTTTTGAACAATTTACGCGTGCCGTATTACTTGCCCAGTCAGAAGTAACCGCATTTTTAAAAGCACGAGACAGCGAACGCGGTGAATTACTTGAGTACTTAACTAACTCCAGCATTTTCGCTAAAATTGGTGAGCTGGCTTTTCGTAAAACAGCTGATATTGCAAAGCAGCGTAAACAGCTTGAAGAGTTCTTAGGCCATATCGAAATTTTGTCTGATGAAGAGATTGCGGCATTTACCGAACAATATCAGCAAGCGGAGCAAAACCATCAAAAATTAGAACAGCAAAAAAATATCTTAGACAAACAGCAACAATGGTTTGAACGTAAGGCGAAACTTGCCCAAGAAGTTCAAGCTAAACAACAACAGTTTCAAACCCAGCAAAATCACCATCAAGAATTGGCTGGCGAACGTGAGCAATTAAAACAGCTCGAAGTTTTCTCTGAAATACGCCAGCAGGTTTTTCAGCAATCTCAAAATTTACAAACGCTACAACAACTTGAGCCGCGAATTCAGCAAACACAAACCAAGTTTAATGATTTGGTGCAAATTTTTGAAACAGGTCAAAAACAATATCAACTTGCAGAACAAGAACTCAAACAAACGCTCGATTTTGAGCAACAGCATCAACAAGCTTTAAATCAAGTTCGACAGTCCATTCAAGAACGTGCTTTTATTGCCGATGAATATAAAAAGTGCAAAGAAAAGAAAAATGTACTTGATCAGAAACTAAGTCCGTTGCAGCAACAGCAAAATACTGTGCAACAGCACATTGCACAGCTTCAACAAAGCCAAACTCATCTACAACAGCAGCTTACTCAAACTCAGCAATATGCTGTATTAGACAAAGGCCTTTCAGCGCATTTAAATCAACTTGGGCAATTTATTCAAAATTACCAAGCAATTGAACAACAGCTCGGCAACCCTACCCTTGCTCGCCAGAAGCTAGCAGAAGCTAAAAGCGAACTCGAACAACTAGTAACTTCACTTGGCACAGTTGAACAGATTGAGTTAAAACTTGAACAGCAGCGTAAAGACAAAGATCAAAAGCTTGCTCAAATCACTCAGTTAGATCTGATTCAACAGAAAATAAAAATTTATCATGAACTATATGCTGAGCTTCAGCAGTTTGCTGAAAAACATACTCAAACCTCAGAGCAAGAACAGCGGCTTAAAACCCTTTGCCAGTCAGCTGAACAAGAGTACCTAACAGCAAAAACTGAACGTGAAAAGTTACAACACATCCTGCAACAGCAGCGTTTATTACACACCGAAAATATTGAGCAGTTACGAGCCAATCTTAAAGACGGCGAAGCTTGCTTAGTCTGTGGAAGTACGCATCACCCCTATCGTGTTGATGACAGCGCAGTCTCCAAGGCATTATTCGACTTGCAGCAACAGCAAGAGCAACAAGCAGTAGCGCTAGAACAAACTAAATTTAATGCATGGCAAACCCAACAACATGCGCTTACTCAATGTCATGCTGAGCTTGAGCAAGTCCAGAAGTACTTAACTCAGCTCAAGACAAAACAATCAAGCTTGCAGCAAGACCTTGAGCAGCAATTCAGCCTCAATCAGTTACATATTGAGCTTAATCAAGCTCCTGAACAAATCTTGCTAATGCTGAACGAACTCAGACAAGCGGCACAAACTGCAATAAGTTCATTTGACTCAGAAAACGTGCATTTAACCCAAGCGATTAAACAACACAATCAGCTCGTTCAATCTATTCAGCGTAATGAAAACTTGCTCAATACGGCACAACAATGGCAACAACAAGTTCAACATATTGTTGAGTGTTTATCCGAGGCTGAACAACAGGCATGGCAGCAGTCGAGTAGCCAAACGGCTAAGCAGACTTGGTCAATACTTGATGCACGCGCTAAACAACTTGAACAACAAGAACAGCTTTCTCAGCGTTTTGAGCAACAGCAGCAAGAACTTAAAATGTCAGCTGCCAACCTTGAACAAATGACCAAGCAAATTGATGAGGTCGATCAGAACCTCAAAGACATTACGCTTAAAGGCCAACAAAATAATGAAAAAGCGGTGTCGCTCATTCAACAAATGACGAGCCGCGCTGACATTAAACCCCATGAATGGTTAATTGAGCATGATGCTAAACGTCAGCAGCAGCAAACAGCGTATCATGAAGCTAAACAACGTTTCGAACAAACTAGACAGCACTTTGAGCAGCAAAAACAGGCGCTTGATCAACTCAAGCATCAACATCAACACACTGCACAACACCAACAGCAGATTGATGAACAAATTCAAAACTGGTTAAAAGCTCACACTGATTTTCAAGCATCTGAGCTTACAGCGCTCATACACATCAATTCCGCCCAAGAGCAAGACATTCGTAACCGCCTTAATCATGCCGAGCGTTTATTAAGTGAAGCCTCATCAGCCCTTAAGACCATGCAAGAGCAATTGAGCGAGCATTTACAAACTCAGCCAGATATTGAACATGAAAAGCTTGTTAGCCTCATTCAAGACAATATTGCAGAGCTTAAAGCACAACTTGAAGTACGTGATCGACTGAAACTTAAGCTTGAAGTACATCAGCAAAACCTTGCGAAGCAGCAGCAATATGCAGAGCAAATTCAAAATATCCAGCAAGAAGAACATCGCTGGAGCAAAATTTCAGGTTTAATTGGCGATGCTAAAGGTAAAGAGTTCCGTGACTATGCCCAGCAATATCACCTAGATATTTTAGTTGAACATGCCAATCAGCAACTGGCGATGCTGTCTCAGCGCTATACACTTAAACGTCTA
This region of Acinetobacter sp. XS-4 genomic DNA includes:
- the hemB gene encoding porphobilinogen synthase, with product MTYTFNRPAFPATRMRRIRKNDQLRAMVSETQLTTNHLIYPVFVLPGQNQTQDIPSMPNIQRLSADLLLKKAERLLELGVSKLALFPVTPQEDKSLTAEAAWHEDGLVQTTCRLLKKELPEMVLITDGALDPYTTHGQDGIIDETGYVLNDETVECLIKQALSHAAAGAEVIAPSDMMDGRIGAIRQALEANGHIYTNIMAYSAKYASSFYGPFRDAVGSASNLKGGNKYNYQMDFANRAEALHEIALDIQEGADMVIVKPGMPYLDVVREVKDTFGVPTFIYQVSGEYAMLAGAIQNGWLSDSVILESLMCCRRAGADGIWTYFAETAAEKLKEMN
- a CDS encoding FAD-dependent oxidoreductase; amino-acid sequence: MHIAIIGAGISGLMSALELVEQGCTLSIFDQQQAGQAASWAGGGILSPMYPWRYVHAVNQLAQFGKASYQAWNQKLSPVTGIDFEIHDTGMLIFDEEDFDVGLSYANQHQEPMQRCEYLQRDALEQVNPHISDQFQEAIYFPELSNIRNPRVLQSLISYLKQHPNVEFFEHSAVKKLIQQGDVIQALQTEDGRKHTADHFVITSGAWSHYWNSQLQLEIPVEPVQGQMLLFKTSAHWLPTMCMNRVMYLIPRMDGHIVCGSSMAHRGFDTSTDETTQHNILEACLEMVPELADFPIVQRWAGLRPSSPNGVPYIGKMPEMDNLWANFGHFRNGLCMGAGSAQLLRQLMLGQPTLVDAKAYSPERLQNKILA
- a CDS encoding TIGR01777 family oxidoreductase encodes the protein MNRNVLITGASGFIGTHLIKFLLQKNYNVIAVTRQAGKKSDHPALQWVQKFEDIATRQIDYVVNLAGANIGEKRWTESRKKQLIESRVNTTRKLYAWLKQSQIFPEVIVSGSAIGYYGIDDQEKWAEVCTEQSLPQPIFMSQLCQEWEHAALADTQQNTKIIRLGVVFGQGGGILPKMLLPIRLNLVGQIGHGRQPVVWVHIEDVLNAIEFIFKHPQSAQIHNVVAPENVTQKVFVEQAAEVLNKKPLLSAPSSVFRCLLGEQSQLILNGQYVKPAALQAEGFEFAYPQLKMTLENILASG
- a CDS encoding ABZJ_00895 family protein, which gives rise to MTKLRSYFLWFFGLCIVLTLIVGVVAALLPASVGGILTAVPYLGAMIFVLFKFLKKERRAPTVQEKKKFTLGFTLIFWGYNLCGVLFGLFLFARKDPEILQNFMLYLKQPQFLSIMVIMLLMLAIPLYLITYWFYGKQAQRMADKMFNVQ
- a CDS encoding VOC family protein, which translates into the protein MNNIAYFEIQSSNPARDAQFYQAVFGWQFKLDPNLPIEYYRIETPSIMGGLLKRPAQTPPMEYGTNAFTCSIQVENFDEVAAKILAQGGIVAMDKFAIPGRAWHGYFVDLDHNVFGIFQVDENAA
- a CDS encoding OsmC family protein — its product is MTIHEYEVKIQWEGNTGTGTSSYRSYKRDFSIQHPQKATIQGSSDPAYLGDATRWNPEDLLVASASACHKLWYLHLCAVNHIHVLSYVDHALGFMEDADPVKRGHFTQIILKPAVVLEKGADQALAAKLHEETHHECMIANSVNFPITCEASFSFAEE
- a CDS encoding exonuclease SbcCD subunit D, with translation MSVSMSVHFLHTSDWHLGQFFYNHSRHYEHQQFLSWLLTQIQEKQPHALLIAGDIFDVINPGSQAQKQLYQFLADAHRFAPHMQTLMIAGNHDSGYRIEQVEPLLEKYNAKTVGVVRWNEDKTLDLDRLLLPIYNQNQEIVAWCLALPFLRSAEITGFNEHTTNSKNAIAYLHQQLIAEAKRRKTPDQALILMSHAHMQGGETSDSERPIIIGNEEALSTTLFEDAVDYVALGHLHKPQKVGQPHIRYSGSPIPLSFSEINYKHQVVEVKIDPTQETDNRLQFEAVEIPRCIQLHRIRGELNEVLQQLKALPHGVVENIDHREYVDIEYYSLTPPQPNLRQQFEAALPPDRYRLVRISRQYVSKDTTDSNATQQIALEPPTPEKLFQNIWEKQGYSADDAVLKDFLSLVQEAQKNLENDATP
- a CDS encoding AAA family ATPase codes for the protein MKILSIRIKNLASLSDEHFIDFESAPLAHAGLIAIVGKTGTGKSTILDAMCLALFNRVPRLKDSDGKLKDVDGSELLTNSPLTVLRRGTGHGFAELCFIAQDQKRYLARWEIKRARENPNGKLQSVQRHLKCLTDGVVLADKAKAVDEKVKQITQLSFEQFTRAVLLAQSEVTAFLKARDSERGELLEYLTNSSIFAKIGELAFRKTADIAKQRKQLEEFLGHIEILSDEEIAAFTEQYQQAEQNHQKLEQQKNILDKQQQWFERKAKLAQEVQAKQQQFQTQQNHHQELAGEREQLKQLEVFSEIRQQVFQQSQNLQTLQQLEPRIQQTQTKFNDLVQIFETGQKQYQLAEQELKQTLDFEQQHQQALNQVRQSIQERAFIADEYKKCKEKKNVLDQKLSPLQQQQNTVQQHIAQLQQSQTHLQQQLTQTQQYAVLDKGLSAHLNQLGQFIQNYQAIEQQLGNPTLARQKLAEAKSELEQLVTSLGTVEQIELKLEQQRKDKDQKLAQITQLDLIQQKIKIYHELYAELQQFAEKHTQTSEQEQRLKTLCQSAEQEYLTAKTEREKLQHILQQQRLLHTENIEQLRANLKDGEACLVCGSTHHPYRVDDSAVSKALFDLQQQQEQQAVALEQTKFNAWQTQQHALTQCHAELEQVQKYLTQLKTKQSSLQQDLEQQFSLNQLHIELNQAPEQILLMLNELRQAAQTAISSFDSENVHLTQAIKQHNQLVQSIQRNENLLNTAQQWQQQVQHIVECLSEAEQQAWQQSSSQTAKQTWSILDARAKQLEQQEQLSQRFEQQQQELKMSAANLEQMTKQIDEVDQNLKDITLKGQQNNEKAVSLIQQMTSRADIKPHEWLIEHDAKRQQQQTAYHEAKQRFEQTRQHFEQQKQALDQLKHQHQHTAQHQQQIDEQIQNWLKAHTDFQASELTALIHINSAQEQDIRNRLNHAERLLSEASSALKTMQEQLSEHLQTQPDIEHEKLVSLIQDNIAELKAQLEVRDRLKLKLEVHQQNLAKQQQYAEQIQNIQQEEHRWSKISGLIGDAKGKEFRDYAQQYHLDILVEHANQQLAMLSQRYTLKRLEQSLSLAIIDHDMDGETRSVASLSGGESFLTALALSLAIANMASGSMKIESLFIDEGFGTLDASSLHMVMNALDQLQNQGRQVILISHIQEMHERIPVQIQVKPLGAGASTIEVVG